The following coding sequences lie in one Marinobacter sp. ANT_B65 genomic window:
- a CDS encoding chemotaxis protein CheB, protein MAGPNGRARVGIVSDIALQRHRLQTATARFGLEVCFSGDPERLQGQSGFPDAGLWLVTLEDEADHPTLFDYLLENTEAPVLFGLDQAPASGSTDYFRWERRLLSKLEQELGEFPQPGPEDSLEELAQHSSRSEGAAGLPQWLKPAVPGSVAEDVWVLCASLGGPAAVKAFLDNLPPGLPVGFIYAQHIDGHFTEVLTRVLGRHAHYKLRHAEENYRVKNGDVVLIPVEHEWKFENTGVLTKLDTPWPGPYGPSIDQVLLNTADHYGAHCHAILFSGMGNDGTTAAPLLKAYGSQIWVQESSSCGNSSMPDSVAATGCSSFCGTPEQLAQELVKTIEKSCLLKGRQKRDTV, encoded by the coding sequence ATGGCCGGCCCTAACGGTCGGGCTCGGGTCGGAATTGTGTCAGATATTGCTCTGCAGCGGCATCGCCTGCAGACAGCAACTGCAAGATTCGGCCTTGAAGTCTGCTTCTCCGGGGATCCCGAAAGGCTTCAGGGACAATCCGGGTTTCCGGATGCAGGTTTATGGCTGGTCACCCTGGAAGATGAAGCGGACCATCCGACTCTGTTCGACTATCTGCTGGAGAATACGGAGGCGCCTGTTCTGTTCGGGTTGGATCAGGCCCCGGCATCGGGCAGTACGGATTATTTCCGCTGGGAACGCAGACTGCTGAGCAAACTGGAGCAGGAGCTGGGGGAATTTCCTCAACCTGGCCCGGAAGACAGCCTTGAAGAGCTTGCGCAACACTCTTCGAGAAGCGAAGGGGCAGCCGGGCTCCCCCAATGGCTGAAGCCCGCAGTACCTGGTTCTGTAGCAGAGGATGTCTGGGTACTCTGCGCATCTCTGGGCGGGCCCGCAGCGGTGAAGGCATTTCTGGACAACCTGCCCCCGGGCTTGCCCGTGGGTTTTATCTACGCCCAGCATATTGATGGTCATTTTACTGAGGTACTTACCCGGGTACTTGGCCGTCATGCCCATTACAAGCTGCGGCATGCCGAAGAAAATTATCGGGTAAAAAACGGCGACGTAGTTCTGATACCGGTAGAACACGAATGGAAATTTGAGAACACCGGGGTACTCACAAAACTGGACACCCCCTGGCCTGGGCCTTATGGCCCGTCCATTGACCAGGTGTTGCTGAACACAGCAGATCATTATGGCGCCCACTGCCATGCCATTTTGTTTTCCGGCATGGGTAACGACGGCACAACAGCAGCTCCATTACTCAAGGCCTATGGCAGCCAGATCTGGGTTCAGGAGAGTTCCAGTTGCGGCAACAGCTCAATGCCCGATTCCGTAGCCGCTACGGGCTGTTCCAGTTTTTGCGGCACCCCCGAGCAACTGGCTCAGGAACTGGTCAAAACTATTGAAAAATCCTGTCTGCTTAAAGGCAGGCAGAAACGGGATACCGTCTGA
- a CDS encoding chemotaxis protein CheW produces the protein MKDNSQTLSCVMIPVSRRQLILPNVSIAEVVDYASTDAGVGAPDWLAGRLEWRGLNLPVISYDAANGGTLTVPGENRGRIIVLNTISDSSEKLRFIALITQGIPSQVRINEDQIKPLDGEKGPADLMQIDVDGEAAWIPDLDYLESLANESLV, from the coding sequence ATGAAAGACAACAGCCAGACCCTCTCCTGCGTTATGATCCCCGTAAGCAGGCGGCAGCTTATTCTGCCCAACGTATCCATTGCCGAGGTGGTGGACTACGCCAGCACTGACGCTGGCGTTGGTGCGCCGGACTGGCTGGCTGGCCGGCTGGAGTGGCGCGGGTTAAATCTGCCGGTTATCTCCTACGATGCTGCCAACGGCGGAACTCTGACAGTGCCTGGTGAAAACCGCGGCCGGATTATTGTGCTGAACACGATCAGCGACAGCAGCGAAAAGCTCCGTTTCATAGCCCTGATTACCCAGGGCATTCCCAGTCAGGTTCGTATTAACGAAGACCAGATCAAACCCCTGGATGGCGAAAAAGGCCCGGCCGATCTTATGCAGATTGATGTTGACGGTGAAGCCGCCTGGATTCCTGATCTGGATTACCTTGAATCTCTTGCCAATGAATCGCTGGTGTAA
- a CDS encoding Fur family transcriptional regulator: MSARALPYRPHNHDACVSHALADARAICQQQNVRLTPTRERVLELIWQSHKPLGAYDVLAELTSEGHSAAPPTVYRALDFLQQHGLVHRIASLNAFTGCVHAGEQHTSMFLICRVCDNVLELTDASVSKAIHNAADAEAFRTEKVTLEVSGLCPRCQAEKHHE; the protein is encoded by the coding sequence ATGTCCGCCCGTGCACTCCCATACCGCCCTCATAACCACGATGCCTGTGTCAGTCACGCCCTGGCCGATGCCAGGGCGATCTGTCAGCAGCAAAACGTTCGCCTGACGCCCACCCGTGAGCGGGTGCTGGAGCTGATCTGGCAATCCCACAAGCCCCTCGGGGCCTACGATGTGCTCGCAGAACTTACTTCCGAAGGCCATAGCGCCGCGCCACCGACTGTCTACAGGGCTCTGGATTTTCTGCAGCAGCATGGCCTGGTACACCGCATAGCTTCGCTTAATGCATTTACCGGCTGCGTCCACGCGGGCGAACAGCACACAAGCATGTTTCTTATCTGTCGTGTCTGCGACAATGTTCTTGAATTGACAGACGCCTCTGTATCCAAGGCGATACATAATGCAGCGGATGCCGAAGCATTCCGTACCGAAAAGGTAACTCTTGAAGTATCGGGCCTCTGCCCCCGCTGTCAGGCGGAAAAACACCATGAATGA
- the znuC gene encoding zinc ABC transporter ATP-binding protein ZnuC has translation MNETLVAIDNLTVRFGERPVVDRVNLSLHRGDIITIIGPNGAGKTTLIKAILGIQPVTSGHITLSKGLVTGYVPQHLSLEPTLPLTVKRFMLLSGRSLADCESALARTGVSHLLNASVHHLSGGEQQRLLLARALVRKPDLLVLDEPAQGVDINGQAALYDLIRQLRDELNCGVIMISHDLHLVMAATDKVICLNQHVCCSGHPADVSHDPAFIETFGRPVAESLAVYHHHHNHSHDLHGDVVGSDNSRQVPAREHSHEGCQHEHH, from the coding sequence ATGAATGAAACCCTGGTCGCCATTGATAATCTTACTGTCCGGTTTGGCGAACGACCGGTTGTCGACCGGGTAAACCTGTCGCTCCACCGTGGCGACATCATCACGATTATCGGACCCAACGGTGCGGGCAAAACCACTCTGATCAAAGCCATTTTGGGTATACAGCCGGTAACCAGTGGTCATATCACACTCTCAAAAGGCCTGGTGACAGGTTATGTGCCCCAGCACCTTAGCCTGGAACCGACGCTGCCTCTCACCGTTAAACGCTTTATGCTGCTCAGTGGCAGGTCTCTGGCAGATTGCGAGTCTGCATTGGCAAGAACCGGAGTCAGCCATCTGCTTAATGCTTCCGTACATCACCTGTCGGGAGGAGAACAGCAACGCTTGCTGCTGGCACGTGCACTGGTCCGGAAACCGGACCTTCTGGTCCTCGACGAGCCCGCACAAGGTGTTGATATCAACGGTCAGGCTGCACTTTACGACCTGATCCGTCAGTTAAGAGATGAGCTGAACTGTGGCGTTATCATGATCTCCCACGATTTGCACCTGGTCATGGCTGCCACTGACAAGGTTATCTGCCTGAACCAGCACGTATGCTGCAGTGGGCACCCGGCAGACGTTTCGCATGATCCGGCGTTTATCGAAACTTTTGGCAGGCCAGTGGCCGAATCTCTGGCGGTGTACCACCATCATCACAACCACAGTCATGACCTCCATGGCGACGTAGTTGGTAGCGACAATTCCCGGCAGGTCCCGGCCCGGGAACACAGTCATGAAGGGTGTCAGCATGAACATCATTGA